A segment of the Corythoichthys intestinalis isolate RoL2023-P3 chromosome 16, ASM3026506v1, whole genome shotgun sequence genome:
AATATGTATTGAAACTTAGGTTCCAATTTTCTAATatgtattgaaaaataaaaatccagttcaatgggaatttttatttttttattttattttttttatacctcgATATCTCAAAGCACCACATTTTAgagttgtaattgcaataccgtgatactgtgaaaccttgatatttttgtttaagtttatcatacagtcagaatctcaaactggcacatgcctagtccacACTTGTGTTGGTCATATTCTGGAATTACTGGCTTTTGTTTACTcatcagttgttgtttttttaattcataaacaATATTCTTTCTTCTCGGATGCAAATGCTAAAGATGTTGCATACCACAACTCATATACTCTGAATACCTGGGCTGGCGCTGAATAAATTAATTAACTATAAAAGACTACTCCATCCatctttgcctttttttccttcCATTGACTAATGGGACAGAAATCCCCCTCCGGTCGGGGTCAATTTATGTGCAAAGCTACTTCTGGCCAACTGTCGCTGAAGACGTTTTGGCACACTTTGTTGGCTTCACTTATCTTCCAGTGTATGAGCATCACTAAAGCAGATTATTCATTGAAGGTCTATGTTGTTTTTATCCTAATTTATCCCAAGACGCGTTGTGATTACTCATCCGTGGGACTTTCCCCCTACCACGCCACATAATCTTCCTTTGAGCCCCATTTTTTTGCTGCGCATATTTGTGCACTGACGCGTATACCATCGTCCTCGTACTTGGCTGCTCGCGCTTCTCCAAGCATCCACGCAGATGCTCCATGTAGGATCCGGACGCCCACTCATGCCTGATGCCCTGCCAAGTGGTGAGACACGTTCAAGAGCCCCGACATTCCTATAGCTGCTGTCACTTCCCCCATCTGCTGGAGATTAGCACTGACCCCAAGTGGGGTTAACAGCAGTGTCAATCACAGCAGTAAACCAAAATTGCCTTATAGTGAATCATTGGCATTTGGTAGCCTTTATAGTTGTCGTGTTGTACCATACACTTAAAGGGCGTTTAATATAATAgtttcaatttttaatttggcTTGTCACTCATTAATgatctgaatgaatacaattatTCAGATACTGATCTCACtgcatggctgccattgacggcaatagacgtccaatccatttaaattagaaaggctgggagtgaatgaacaTTCAATCTCTGCCAGGCCTCcaggttcaaatagattggactttTACATGTGAGAAAAATAATggcaattcacaacagaagtatGAAAAGTGATATCATGTGTGATATCACAGTCAAGGGCATGTCATCGTTTTAAAACAACGTGTAGACATTTAACTGTTATGTTTcacctaaagcaataaaaaatacaaagacATATGAAAAATTTGTCACTTAAACATTTAAGATATTTGAAAGAACGCCATTCTTTTTAACATAACAGCATATCTAAAAGATGACAATCTTTATCGATGTTATGCATTTCGACCAATTCATGCTATAAATCAATCCAGATTGTGTATTGCTACACCCCTACTTATAAGAGATGCAGGCACTTGgtgatattttaaacttttatattGACAACAGCACAGTAGAAGCCCATTTTAATGGCATTTTAGTAAATACAAACGACTTGCAGTGTTCAGGTTTTTTTGTGATATTCATGTTTGGGAGTGATATGATATTTTTTCTATATGCACtgccttaaataactttttttctctAAGCAAAACGTACTATGTTTTATGTATGTATGCTCTTTAACCATTCAGGTCATGGATAACAGTGCAACATTTGGTGGCTCACCTGGTGTGCAATGTTGAAAATCAATACAAAAGCCATGCAACAAATCCACACAAACATCAGAATTGCTGCCAGAGTTCTTGTTTGTTTTCACAGCACTGCTATATTTCAActtagaaaaacaacaacacattgACCATAATGTTTTTTGAGACTCTTTACTTAAATACACGTCACACGTTTAAAAAAACAGGACATTGTAAACATTGGACACAGTTAGTTTGCCTGGATCAACCGGGACAAACAACAATAACTTACATAAAGAATATATGCAGCATTTGACGGCAGTATCATCAATGGCAAATATACAAAGGCCTATGTAAGCAATTTTCACCATTGGGAAACCAGGATAAGGGCATCTTATTCTCTCAGAGGTTGCCCATTTCAAATGCTGCACTGCTGAAGAGTGCTGAATGGTTCTTTCGGGGGTGTCCAGCATCCACAAGTACCATTTCAACAAGTCTTTTGCACATTTTAGACACAACTGAAAAGGCCCCTTAGCTGCCTTATGTTGTTGTGGCGCTGTATGCACAACCTGACTCCAGTGTTATCACCTTAAAGTCACTTGTTTTGTAGTAGTCTCTATTTAAAACGCCTCCATCTTGCTCGTGAGCATCAGTTGACAGCCGCTGCTCACGTGGGTCAGGACTTTCTGTTTGAGCTGGGCCACCTGGTCCCGCAGCACCGAGGCTGTGTTGGATAGGCCCGCGTTGTCGCTTTTCAGCCCTTTCACCTTCTCCTCCAGGCGGGCGATGCGCTCCAGTTTGCGCCGTCGGCACTTGGTCGCCGCAAGTCGGTTCCTCAGCCTCTTGCGCTCCGCCTTGATTCTCTCCTGGGTCTCCAGGTCGATTGGAGACATGGGAGGCGAGCCATCGCTACTCAGGAGGTCCGGGACGGTTTGCGGCTCCTCTTTGAGAGCGACTAGTCGCTGCGGATGAAGTCCAGAACTCGGGTGGGGGTTCTGGAAAGCGCCGTGCGCGGATGTTTGCGCATGGTTCTGCTGATGAGGTGGCAAGTAGCTGATGGTGGCTGTGGGGTAGCTGGAGGTGGACGAAGAGAGGCCGCTGTTCGGGCAGTAGGCGTTCAACGTCGTGTAGATGGGAGGTTCGGCTTGCAGTCCCGAGCCGAATACGCTGGGGGCCGCTGGCGAGCAGGTGGTAACTCCGCCGGCGCCGATGGAGGACGCCGAGTGAGGCATTTGATTCATTTTGTGCAGCTCGTCCAGGGCTTTTACGAAGCCCTCGGCGAAGCCCTCCTGCTCATCAGTGATGCTCCGATTGTAGAAGTACTGCCCCGGGGTGGGAGTGGTAATGACACCGTTACTGTTCTGAATGATGAGCCTCTCGAGCTCCGGTGACGCTAGCTTCAGGGTCCCAACGTCCTGCTGCCCACCCTGGTAGAGGTCCGTGTCGACCCTCAAGTGCGACTTCAGGTTGCGATATGGCTCTGTTAAGTTCAAATTCATATTCTGCTTTAGCAGCTTGTAGTCGTGCATGGCGGCGTCTGAGTGGCCGTAAGCCGACAGAAAAGAGTCATCATGGTAAAAAGGTTGTTCCATTTTTGTGGACATAAAGTCGGGAAAGTAAGCTTACCGGCTTCTTATTGAAACAGTCTCAACAAATGTCAAGAGTCAGCAGAGAACGAGCATCGAAAGGTCTTGACGACAATGTCTCAACGTCACAACTATTGCTCCAGTGAGAAATGAAAGTCCAACAAATTAAGAGAGACGCGCTCCTGCCGCTTTCTTGTAAAGTCCACTCAAAAACTCGTCAACTCCTGTGACGGCGTGCGTGCGTCGATGCGTGTTGAGGTGTGTTCAGTCGCTTTCATGCAGCCCATTTTATATAGGCATGGACACACGCTTGCTGCCAAGCAACTGCGGCACTCTGATTGGCCAGTCTGACCCAAGACACCGCCCCCACGCGTGACGCAGATGCCAGGAAcaagccactgtaaataagccTGTAGGCAAGACAGCGCTCGGTGGAGGCATGTCTGCGGACACTTTCATCACCTTTGACATTTTACTTGATAACGTTTAATTAACCACTTTAGATACTTAATACAGCTCATTTGATAAACGAACATGTGGTATAATTATATAGGTTTTTGCTGGCTATCTCGATGTTCCTTTTTGTCACACATCCCTAAATCATATATCATAGTGTTTTTATGCATGAAACGCACCCGCTTTGTCTTTTAACTGAAGCTCATTATATGAATGCCCAGCAAAACCCCCAGTACTGTGTTGAAATAAGGTCGCCTCCTCTGGAGGAAGTCCTCGTACCAAATATGGGCATGAGTGACGTAGTAGTTCCCCTTCGGGAAAACCGGGAACCCACTCCCACTAGGAGTGCATTCCTGCTCCTGTGCCATCCATGTGCTACTCAGGAAGGGACTTTTTGGATCAGCAGGGAGGAAAATCAAGGCTCGGATACCATTTTTGCAAACAAACTAACAAAGTGAGACAAATATAGTATTTTTGAACGACACAAATAGCAGAATTATCATATGGTTTTTAGAGGCGcaaatttgactgggagggttgtcaATGAtccaatggcgtaggtttggtctcaacattggtagagacgatataacaacatatttgagcaAGCTTGTTTCGAATATTCAATACATAGGTACCAATAATAGATGACAATAATCAaaagaaaagaagaccaaaatATGAGTAGTAAACCTTATTTACTCCCACCCCTTATCCTTAAGTCCTGACATATCAGTTCTAGTTCTTACATTTAAACATACACATTCTTATTTAACACATATACAATCACACCATATAATCCTacatcagggttcactaaatccggacctcggtaccacttttcctgttgtgttttccatgtctccctcctccaacacacctgaatcaaaataatcaggatcattatcaggcttctggagaggttgctgatgacataaaaattgattcaggtgtgttaggggagagagacgcggaaaacacgacaggaaaagtggcacgaggtccggatttagtgaaccctgtccTACATGTTACCTATACACAAATGTTGCAAAAGCCCAGTCGATAAATCAGCCCAGAaaacataaatgaataaataacccCAATATCCCATATCCAAATAATACACCCTAGTTGTTATCCATATCGCCCTCATCCTTATGTTTTTTGAAAATCATATCTTTATACAGTTTCTTCAATTTTCCCATATTTGTACAATCTTTTAAATTCACTCTAAATTTCTTCAGTAGTCTCACCCTACATACTGATATGCAAAAACGTTTCCTTGTCATCCGAAATCTGGGTTCTTTGAAGTCCCAATGTCCCCATAAATTGtaacttttttaataatttgtaAACAACTGCTTAATATTctgaagtatatatatatatatttttaatagctTTGAACATTATTTGTGCTGTTTGGTATTGTTCGATATCAGAAAACTTGAGTAATTTTGACTCAAAGAATAGTGTGTTTCTATGATCCTGATAACCAGCTTTGAGAATGATCCGTAATGCCCTTTTGtgcagtattatttactgaataTAGCGAAGTTTTGTAATTATTGcccccagggccggcccaggccatttagggggccctaagcaaaataatgcaaaggggcccgtatttttggcccaccatttcgtcacagtatactgtgaaacccatacgtccatatttcgtacattaatcagattttgttgcactgtataCTTAAAACTTCtccccccaaatgattgtcagtacttacagtagatagcgccaaacctttttctaaaagaggaaagaaagaagttaaggaagaacttttattttttttaagcttgtaatcaagtatcaaaactcacaaaagtcaaataaagcaaactgtagttaaaaaaaaaaaaaaaaaaaaaaaaaattgccagattggggggccccaattggtcaggggccctaagcagctgcatagtctgcgtataggctgggccggccctgattgcCCCATACCTTGGCACTGTATTGCAAGTTAGgatgcataacctgcatgtacacttttagctagggacgggacattaataagaccaaacagattattgaaccgggatcagggctacatttcttacaaatatgaaccttatcaattgataggctaaatgattcatgctttttgggaaacaaaagtgtttttatacgTCAATGCGATGAAGCAAACTAGGAAATACCACTCAAAGCATAGGAACGTAATATAAGTTACATGATGTTACTGAGATAGGCTGTCTATTCCCAacgctttttaaaatatatcaaGTAAGTGTTGTCAAAACTGCTGTCAATGTATGAATTGAATAGGCCTAAagcaaatgaaaatgaaattttggccattatGAGCACCGCCATACCACATCTATGGAAAAAGTGCCCCTCATTGGGAATTCTCAATGTTGGGAACCCTAGTTGTTGTGGATGTCGTATGTTAAAGTGTGTAAATAAACCGCAGTCAAATGCAATCCTGTGTCTAATTGACTTCATTTAATTCatcttttcttattttttattttttcattccttTTGCAAGGTAATTTTTACATTCTTcggtatattttgttttttgttttgttcttttatAAGTCTTCCTTACACGAAGGAGAATATAACAGTATAACAATCCACTGTAGTCCTCTATCTAAAtgatttttatagcaattaatcTTTATTCCTTATCTTTTTCAATTCATTTGGTAAGGttattttaactttattttctctcttttttttaatgaattttacATGTTTATTCACGCGTATGCAAATGGACTACAATCAAACACAATCCACTGCAATTCTTCGTCCAATCAATTATTGAATTCACTATATTTTTAACCTGTAGGGTTAGTGgtagtttgaggggaaaaatgcaCCGGCACATtgagcaagtaaaaagggataaATATAAGTCTTAACATAATGAAATTCATTCACTTAACAATCTTTGGGGCTATTCTATCATTATAAcaaatgggaagacaatctaaatgacctatataacaacTCATTACAGTATATAATGCAAACAgagttgcttaaaggttggtggggacaatttgaacatcctgaaaagttggtaatgttatgtccctacagtccctatgcaaacctacgcccttgcaatgATCATTCGAGCCCTCCAAGTGAAATTAGATTGGACGATGAGTTAATCAAATACCTAATTGATCAACAAGTAGTATCGAACGTTTAGAGACTTTGTTCAACATGCaattactcaaaccctctcatttATGCCTATCAAAACAGATATAATCCTATTTCctcctatatatatattcccTATGAAAGATTAATGCTTACGTTTGTGTATTCAGAATAAGACATTTGACTTATTGTTTTGCATCGGAAACAGTTATAaaagttttacttttttttcatattttctgaCATgttaaagaattttcaactattAAAGACAAAATGAATTTAGATTCATCTGACGTGTTTTTGATAAATAAATTGTatacatacatttttgggaATCATGTTACTTTGGAGTGAACCAGTCAGTAGTCAAGACCGTAAAAACAATatacaaatcttttttttcaatagttggTATGAGAAAAGGGTTAATCAATTTCATACTCGTCCCAAAACAAACCTTTTAGAaaccgtttttttaaataagaaaaagGGTACTGTCTATCTACATGTTTTGCTCCACCATTTGTGTTCAACTACCAATTTgtttgaatgcttata
Coding sequences within it:
- the junbb gene encoding junB proto-oncogene, AP-1 transcription factor subunit b isoform X2 — its product is MHDYKLLKQNMNLNLTEPYRNLKSHLRVDTDLYQGGQQDVGTLKLASPELERLIIQNSNGVITTPTPGQYFYNRSITDEQEGFAEGFVKALDELHKMNQMPHSASSIGAGGVTTCSPAAPSVFGSGLQAEPPIYTTLNAYCPNSGLSSSTSSYPTATISYLPPHQQNHAQTSAHGAFQNPHPSSGLHPQRLVALKEEPQTVPDLLSSDGSPPMSPIDLETQERIKAERKRLRNRLAATKCRRRKLERIARLEEKVKGLKSDNAGLSNTASVLRDQVAQLKQKVLTHVSSGCQLMLTSKMEAF
- the junbb gene encoding junB proto-oncogene, AP-1 transcription factor subunit b isoform X1, with the protein product MSTKMEQPFYHDDSFLSAYGHSDAAMHDYKLLKQNMNLNLTEPYRNLKSHLRVDTDLYQGGQQDVGTLKLASPELERLIIQNSNGVITTPTPGQYFYNRSITDEQEGFAEGFVKALDELHKMNQMPHSASSIGAGGVTTCSPAAPSVFGSGLQAEPPIYTTLNAYCPNSGLSSSTSSYPTATISYLPPHQQNHAQTSAHGAFQNPHPSSGLHPQRLVALKEEPQTVPDLLSSDGSPPMSPIDLETQERIKAERKRLRNRLAATKCRRRKLERIARLEEKVKGLKSDNAGLSNTASVLRDQVAQLKQKVLTHVSSGCQLMLTSKMEAF